The following proteins are co-located in the Fructilactobacillus carniphilus genome:
- a CDS encoding nitroreductase family protein, producing the protein MDTQLLDLMKHRRTIYNLGRNVQIPQAELYQYIKAVIRHTPSAFNSQPVRAVVLFNDNHEKLWDIVETALEEKVAPDAFLRTKAKISSFRDAFASILFYTDMDVVQAYADNPHLATYQYQEYNWAEEAQGNAQFAVWTGLEENGLGVNIQHYDPLINSAVAAQFDIPASWQLRAEMNFGSIEKPAAEKEFMDDDQRFKVFD; encoded by the coding sequence GTGGATACGCAATTATTAGATTTAATGAAGCACCGGCGCACCATTTATAATTTAGGGCGCAACGTCCAGATTCCCCAAGCGGAACTCTATCAATACATTAAGGCAGTGATTCGGCACACTCCATCGGCCTTTAACAGCCAACCAGTCCGGGCCGTGGTATTGTTTAACGATAACCACGAAAAACTGTGGGACATCGTGGAAACGGCACTAGAAGAAAAGGTGGCGCCCGATGCCTTTTTACGGACGAAAGCAAAAATTAGTAGTTTCCGAGACGCGTTTGCCTCCATCTTGTTCTACACGGACATGGACGTGGTGCAAGCTTACGCAGATAATCCCCACCTAGCTACTTACCAATACCAAGAGTATAACTGGGCTGAAGAAGCACAGGGTAACGCACAATTTGCGGTCTGGACCGGATTAGAAGAAAACGGTTTGGGCGTAAACATTCAACACTACGATCCACTAATTAACTCGGCTGTCGCTGCTCAATTTGATATTCCAGCTAGTTGGCAATTACGGGCCGAAATGAACTTTGGTTCCATTGAAAAACCTGCTGCTGAAAAAGAATTTATGGATGATGACCAACGGTTCAAGGTCTTTGACTAG
- a CDS encoding NAD(P)-dependent oxidoreductase, translated as MDKITVYNVREFEKPMYEDLNHGRFELNLLTEPLSEANVDTADGSIGVLIDGTTTADAELLAALKNLGIKYCFTRFVGYNNIDLDAANARDIMVARVPSYSPYSVAELALTMGLDLARHVTAATDNTNQGDFFLQPDYFANEIDHLTVGIIGVGHMGAAEAQLWHNLGANVLGFQRHPNDNPDVDFVSLNELLMQSDIVSLHVPYFPGENDLMIGAIEIGNMKSNAVLVNTARGELVDTAAVADALEDGNLAGYAADVIPDENAIDGKQFDSLDDIPDQELLSLMKHYPNVIITPHMGYDTQPATEDMIKVSFQNFQDAIETGETENQIK; from the coding sequence ATGGATAAAATTACGGTTTATAACGTCCGTGAGTTTGAAAAACCCATGTACGAGGATTTGAATCACGGTCGCTTTGAATTGAACTTACTAACGGAACCTTTATCAGAAGCAAACGTGGACACTGCTGATGGTTCGATTGGGGTTTTAATTGACGGAACGACTACGGCGGATGCCGAATTATTAGCGGCCCTTAAAAACCTGGGGATTAAATACTGCTTTACTCGCTTTGTGGGTTACAACAACATCGATTTGGATGCTGCTAATGCCAGAGACATCATGGTAGCCCGGGTACCTAGTTATTCTCCATACTCAGTGGCTGAATTGGCGTTGACAATGGGATTAGACCTGGCTCGGCACGTTACGGCAGCAACTGATAACACGAACCAGGGGGACTTCTTCCTGCAACCAGATTACTTTGCCAATGAAATTGATCACTTGACGGTTGGAATTATCGGAGTCGGTCACATGGGTGCAGCCGAAGCGCAGTTGTGGCACAACCTCGGCGCCAACGTGTTAGGGTTTCAACGTCATCCAAACGATAATCCGGACGTTGATTTTGTCTCGTTAAACGAGTTGTTAATGCAGTCAGACATCGTGTCACTTCACGTTCCGTACTTCCCCGGCGAAAATGATTTGATGATTGGAGCTATTGAAATCGGGAACATGAAGAGTAACGCCGTGCTGGTCAACACCGCTCGTGGTGAATTAGTGGACACAGCTGCGGTCGCAGATGCGCTCGAAGACGGGAACCTTGCCGGCTATGCTGCCGATGTAATCCCAGACGAAAATGCGATTGACGGCAAGCAATTTGATAGCCTGGATGACATTCCAGACCAAGAGTTGTTAAGCCTCATGAAACACTACCCAAACGTGATTATTACGCCCCACATGGGTTATGACACCCAACCGGCAACGGAAGATATGATTAAGGTTAGTTTCCAAAATTTCCAGGATGCCATTGAAACGGGCGAAACCGAAAACCAGATCAAATAG
- a CDS encoding MFS transporter, translating to MQKFRTWGPAVLLIGLATALIMLMQWKVGTVILGYDTFFHFNRIYDAAEQLRTGHFNYFMSNFGYQRSGQMINALYGPYFAYLLGMLLWLTGSWFNFQLLTGFLILSGAGFSAWLLFRRLHVQPFLAMLGALIYLAQNFITYWITSSAFLDWGAMLLPLAVLAGLTLLDGSPRRISWGLGLIMAVLIEVHTLSAVMTCLLLFPFALVGWTRSQEKGRYLVRLGLNVLLAVVLTANYVVAFVNIVLHNHLVAPFAVKSLRTGAMHLLSPNWMQADVGIVFIIILLIQLLLLVIVRPLRRLNYFLTGIGICFFYISSILFPWRTVQRFFPFLQHFLQFPSRFFSFAALLLLAGLLMSLTQVLQTPRFRWSFGSVYALVGLLAVAAVMLGMRNVKIQADNNWNSGMRPPQVGVYTPIKHRYDYYQSGVTSQTLKADFASYDLARPLLAERRGMTDYLPNYSGRANVRHLQQQYQAQIMQRNRWVHKWVDESGRMHVTWNSQQPGLVTVPVVAYHDTTVRLNGQQLRRGKQADANHYQVTDIGTIQVMQNLGTNRVLVTYAAPFFVKVAVLGSLIAWFLVLGWGLVLMLRKVGKFTKKRTS from the coding sequence GTGCAAAAATTCCGTACGTGGGGGCCGGCCGTCTTACTAATTGGATTGGCAACGGCCTTAATCATGTTAATGCAGTGGAAAGTGGGAACGGTCATTTTAGGCTATGACACTTTTTTCCATTTTAACCGGATTTATGATGCTGCCGAACAGCTCCGGACCGGCCATTTTAATTATTTTATGAGTAACTTTGGCTACCAGCGATCGGGACAAATGATTAATGCACTGTACGGGCCTTACTTTGCGTATCTCTTAGGGATGCTGCTGTGGCTAACTGGTAGTTGGTTTAATTTTCAGTTGTTAACCGGTTTTCTGATTTTGTCCGGGGCTGGTTTCAGCGCTTGGCTCCTTTTCCGGCGCTTACACGTTCAGCCTTTTTTAGCAATGTTAGGGGCGTTGATTTACCTAGCCCAAAATTTCATTACCTACTGGATTACTAGTTCCGCCTTTTTAGATTGGGGAGCGATGTTACTTCCTCTAGCGGTACTAGCTGGCTTAACCTTATTAGATGGTAGTCCTCGGCGCATTAGTTGGGGACTAGGGCTTATCATGGCAGTTTTGATTGAGGTCCACACGTTGAGTGCGGTCATGACCTGTTTGTTGCTATTTCCATTTGCACTGGTTGGTTGGACGCGATCCCAAGAAAAGGGACGTTACTTGGTTCGGCTGGGGTTGAACGTGTTATTAGCCGTGGTGTTAACGGCCAACTACGTGGTAGCGTTTGTTAACATTGTCTTACATAATCACCTGGTGGCTCCGTTTGCCGTGAAAAGCTTACGGACCGGAGCGATGCACCTATTAAGTCCGAACTGGATGCAGGCAGATGTCGGGATTGTTTTCATCATAATTTTGTTAATCCAATTGCTCTTGTTAGTTATAGTACGACCTTTACGTCGTTTGAACTACTTTTTGACGGGGATAGGAATCTGTTTCTTCTACATTTCCTCCATTCTCTTTCCCTGGCGGACGGTTCAACGGTTCTTTCCCTTCCTGCAGCACTTCTTACAGTTTCCATCGCGATTCTTTTCGTTCGCGGCGCTGTTATTATTGGCGGGCTTATTGATGTCCTTGACTCAGGTCCTGCAAACGCCACGGTTCCGCTGGAGTTTTGGTTCCGTTTATGCTTTGGTAGGTCTATTAGCAGTTGCCGCCGTAATGTTAGGAATGCGGAACGTTAAGATTCAAGCCGATAATAACTGGAATAGCGGGATGCGACCGCCGCAAGTGGGAGTCTATACACCGATTAAGCACCGGTACGATTACTACCAATCAGGCGTTACCAGTCAAACGCTGAAGGCTGATTTTGCTAGTTATGATTTAGCGCGTCCGTTACTGGCAGAACGGCGGGGAATGACCGATTACCTGCCAAACTATAGCGGGCGGGCGAACGTCAGACACCTGCAGCAACAGTATCAAGCTCAGATTATGCAGCGGAACCGCTGGGTGCATAAATGGGTGGACGAATCCGGACGGATGCACGTTACCTGGAATAGTCAGCAACCGGGATTAGTTACAGTTCCCGTGGTGGCGTATCATGATACGACCGTTCGGTTGAACGGACAGCAACTACGGCGTGGGAAGCAAGCCGATGCCAATCATTACCAAGTCACAGACATCGGTACCATCCAAGTTATGCAAAATCTAGGTACAAATCGGGTACTGGTTACCTATGCAGCGCCGTTCTTTGTAAAAGTTGCGGTCTTAGGATCTCTAATTGCCTGGTTCCTAGTACTCGGCTGGGGCTTGGTCTTGATGTTGCGGAAAGTCGGTAAATTCACCAAAAAGCGGACGAGCTAG
- a CDS encoding methylated-DNA--[protein]-cysteine S-methyltransferase — protein sequence MQRLYWDAINIDGQKVFYTVTDAGLNFVSSPDYGVSQVLRFYPQAFEYVHDHQQTDHYRKALKRYLKGKSDHFGFTLDYFVDGTPQEEEVWQLIRAIPYGKTLTLAEIADQLQLEPQLVQQALQNCPLWLVVPLHRVVERGTDRGYRTDAAMRIYLRNLEQSPKSELRELL from the coding sequence ATGCAACGGTTATATTGGGATGCGATTAACATTGATGGCCAGAAAGTCTTTTACACTGTAACTGACGCTGGGCTTAATTTTGTGAGCTCTCCTGATTACGGTGTATCACAGGTGTTGCGGTTTTATCCCCAAGCCTTTGAATATGTTCACGATCACCAGCAAACTGATCATTACCGCAAAGCCCTGAAGCGTTATCTCAAGGGGAAGAGTGACCACTTTGGCTTCACCTTGGATTATTTTGTGGATGGGACTCCGCAGGAAGAAGAGGTCTGGCAGCTGATTAGAGCAATTCCATATGGAAAAACTCTGACGTTGGCTGAAATTGCAGATCAATTACAGTTAGAACCGCAGTTGGTGCAACAAGCACTGCAAAATTGTCCCTTATGGTTGGTTGTGCCGTTACACCGAGTAGTGGAGCGGGGGACCGATCGGGGTTACCGCACTGATGCGGCCATGCGGATTTATCTCCGAAATCTGGAACAAAGTCCAAAATCAGAGTTACGAGAGTTACTATAG